In Ancalomicrobiaceae bacterium S20, the following proteins share a genomic window:
- a CDS encoding DUF1194 domain-containing protein yields MVQRRPVFASGGLALALLAGLMLAALLPARPARAEAPVDVALILAVDVSYSMDEEEQKLQREGYAVGITSRDVLQAIARGRYGRIAVAYVEWAGALEQQVLIDWRIVDGEASAKAFAAELLGKPYRRISRTSISGALIFAAPLFDKLGLPATRRVIDVSGDGPNNQGLPVEQARDDIVGRGITVNGLPIVLKRPYRSMFDIDDLDIYYRDCVIGGEGAFMIPVRDLKAFGDAVRTKLLLEVAGLMPAADPAPRALPAAAGPTVSCMIGERQWRERWGN; encoded by the coding sequence ATGGTGCAGCGACGTCCGGTTTTCGCATCCGGCGGGCTCGCGCTCGCGCTTCTCGCCGGCCTGATGCTCGCAGCCCTCCTTCCCGCCCGGCCCGCGCGGGCCGAGGCCCCGGTCGACGTCGCGCTGATCCTCGCGGTCGACGTCTCCTATTCCATGGACGAGGAGGAGCAGAAGCTCCAGCGCGAGGGCTACGCGGTCGGCATCACGTCGAGGGACGTTCTGCAGGCGATCGCGCGCGGCCGCTACGGTCGCATCGCCGTCGCCTATGTCGAATGGGCGGGCGCACTCGAGCAGCAGGTGCTGATCGACTGGCGGATCGTCGACGGCGAGGCCTCGGCGAAGGCCTTCGCGGCGGAACTGCTCGGCAAACCCTATCGCCGGATCTCTCGCACCTCGATCTCCGGCGCGCTGATCTTTGCCGCGCCGCTGTTCGACAAGCTCGGGCTGCCGGCGACCCGGCGGGTGATCGATGTCTCGGGCGATGGTCCCAACAATCAGGGCCTGCCGGTCGAGCAGGCCCGCGACGACATCGTCGGCCGCGGCATCACGGTGAACGGGCTGCCGATTGTCTTGAAGCGGCCGTACCGCTCGATGTTCGACATCGACGACCTCGACATCTACTACCGCGACTGTGTGATCGGCGGCGAGGGCGCGTTCATGATCCCGGTCCGCGACCTCAAGGCCTTCGGCGACGCGGTCCGGACCAAGCTGCTCCTGGAGGTCGCGGGTCTGATGCCGGCCGCCGATCCCGCGCCGCGCGCGCTGCCCGCGGCCGCCGGCCCGACGGTCTCCTGCATGATCGGCGAGCGGCAATGGCGCGAGCGCTGGGGCAACTGA